TTATGAAGTTTGAATCACCTATAAAACGCCGAAAATCAAGAAAGATTTGGGTGGGTAATGTACCCGTAGGCGGCGATGCACCTATTGCTGTGCAGAGCATGACAAATACAGACACTCTGGATATCGACTCGACTGTTAAGCAAGTTATCCAACTTCAGGATGCCGGCGCAGATATTGTTAGGGTGTCGGTTCCCACACTCGAAGCGGCCGAAACATTCGCCAGAATACGTAATCAGGTTAAAGTGCCTCTGGTTGCAGATATCCACTTTGATTATAAGATTGCGTTAAAAGTCGCAGAGCTTGGCGTTGACTGCTTGAGAATTAACCCAGGCAATATAGGTCGCGAAGATAGAATTAAGGCCGTGATAAGTGCTGCGCGCGATAGCGGTGTACCCATACGAATTGGTGTTAATGCAGGTTCATTAGAGAAAGATCTGCAAAAGAAGTATGGTGAGCCAACGCCAGATGCATTGGTGGAATCAGCGATGCGCCATATTGATATTCTCGATCGCTATGATTTTCAGGATTATAAGATCAGCCTTAAAGCTTCCGATGTATTTATGACGGTTGCGGCATATCGAAAAATTGCTAGCCAGATTGAACAACCATTGCACTTGGGCATCACCGAAGCCGGTGGTTTACGATCGGGAACTGTTAAATCATCTGTTGGTTTAGGAATGTTGTTAATGGATGGTATTGGCGACACGATTCGAGTTTCACTCGCGGCAGACCCAGTGCAAGAGATCAAAGTCGGTTTTGATATTTTGAAAAGCCTCAAGCTTAGAGCCAAGGGTATCAATTTTATAGCTTGTCCGAGTTGTTCAAGACAGAACTTTGATGTAGTGGCAACAATGAATGACCTGGAGGCGCGACTGGACGATGTTACTGACCCGCTAGACGTAGCCATCATTGGTTGTATCGTAAATGGCCCCGGAGAAGCAAAAGAGGTGGATGTGGGGTTAACAGGTGGGTCGCCGGCTAACTTATTGTATCTGGATGGTGTTCCTGATCATAAGCTAAAGAATGAAAGCTTGGTTGATAATCTTGAGCGAACGATCAGAGAAAAAATTGCGCAGCGTCAGTCTGCCGCAGATAACGAGCAATCAGATCAAATTATTGTTAAAGGTTGAGTGCCTCAGCCGCTCAACTAGATAAAACAACACTGGAAACAAACAGGATAGAATTTTGGCTAAGATTCAAGCTATTCGTGGGATGAATGATATCCTGCCAGAGCAAACGCCCAAATGGCAGTATTTAGAAGATACCGTACGCAGAGTGCTTCAGTCGTACGGCTACAGCGAAATCAGGATGCCTATTGTTGAGCAGACTGAGCTCTTTAAGCGTTCTATTGGTGAAGTGACTGACATCGTAGAAAAAGAGATGTATACCTTTGAAGACCGCAATGGTGACAGTCTTACATTGCGACCTGAAGGTACGGCTTGTTGTGTTCGAGCTGCTGAACAGCATGGCTTGCTATTTAATCAAACCCAGAAGCTTTGGTATTGTGGGCCAATGTTCAGGCATGAGCGACCTCAGAAGGGTAGGTACCGTCAGTTTAATCAAATTGGTGTTGAATCTTTTGGCATGAAAGGCCCAGATATTGATGCTGAAATGATTATTATGACGGCGCGACTTTGGAAGGCGCTTGGACTTATAGATAATGTCACCCTGCAGATAAACTCTCTCGGCACAAGCGAAGCAAGAGCTGAGTACAAAACTGCATTAGTGGCCTATTTGAGTGACCACCTCGAGGCGTTGGACGAAGACAGTAAAAAACGCCTAGATAGCAACCCGTTGCGTATTCTTGATAGTAAAAATGAAGAAACCCAGCGCGTACTTGATAATGCGCCTGACTTTGCTGATTACCTCGACCTTGAATCTAAAGAGCACTTTGACACACTGCTAGGTCTATTAGATGCGAATGGCGTTTCTTATGAGGTCAATAGTCGCCTGGTTCGCGGATTAGACTATTACAGTAAAACCGTTTTTGAGTGGGTGACTAGCGACTTAGGGGCCCAAGGTACTGTTTGTGCTGGTGGTCGATATGATGGCTTAGTTGAACAGCTAGGGGGCAAATCTACACCAGGTGTGGGGTTTGCAATGGGGGTTGAAAGGCTCATTCTAATGTTGGAGAGCTTGGATAAAATCCCGACTGATGTTAATAATGCTGCTGATATCTTCATTG
This genomic window from Alkalimarinus sediminis contains:
- the hisS gene encoding histidine--tRNA ligase, whose protein sequence is MLAKIQAIRGMNDILPEQTPKWQYLEDTVRRVLQSYGYSEIRMPIVEQTELFKRSIGEVTDIVEKEMYTFEDRNGDSLTLRPEGTACCVRAAEQHGLLFNQTQKLWYCGPMFRHERPQKGRYRQFNQIGVESFGMKGPDIDAEMIIMTARLWKALGLIDNVTLQINSLGTSEARAEYKTALVAYLSDHLEALDEDSKKRLDSNPLRILDSKNEETQRVLDNAPDFADYLDLESKEHFDTLLGLLDANGVSYEVNSRLVRGLDYYSKTVFEWVTSDLGAQGTVCAGGRYDGLVEQLGGKSTPGVGFAMGVERLILMLESLDKIPTDVNNAADIFIVAVGEGTQIEAFKLAEILRNEFLSLRVVTHCGGGSFKSQMKKADKSGAPVALIIGENEVKNRTVVVKPLRDIATAEGSPEANRQQVETPVADLLDIIESYLA
- the ispG gene encoding flavodoxin-dependent (E)-4-hydroxy-3-methylbut-2-enyl-diphosphate synthase — protein: MKFESPIKRRKSRKIWVGNVPVGGDAPIAVQSMTNTDTLDIDSTVKQVIQLQDAGADIVRVSVPTLEAAETFARIRNQVKVPLVADIHFDYKIALKVAELGVDCLRINPGNIGREDRIKAVISAARDSGVPIRIGVNAGSLEKDLQKKYGEPTPDALVESAMRHIDILDRYDFQDYKISLKASDVFMTVAAYRKIASQIEQPLHLGITEAGGLRSGTVKSSVGLGMLLMDGIGDTIRVSLAADPVQEIKVGFDILKSLKLRAKGINFIACPSCSRQNFDVVATMNDLEARLDDVTDPLDVAIIGCIVNGPGEAKEVDVGLTGGSPANLLYLDGVPDHKLKNESLVDNLERTIREKIAQRQSAADNEQSDQIIVKG